The window AGATTTGATACTTGGAGAATCCAAGGACGTCTCGCTCTCAATAGCCCGGGTTACAGGAGTGAAGCCCATTGGAACAGGGGCACGAGTCTGTGTAGACACAACTGAGATCCTCGAAGCCGGCGAGGGACTATTGACTGGTTCCTCTTCGCAAGCACTCTTCCTAGTGGAGGGGGAGGTACATTCCAACCCTCACGTGAACCCACGACCTTTCAGGGTAAACGCTGGCCCCGTCTCATCATACGTTCTAACGGCTAGTGGAAAAACACGCTATCTCTCCGAGCTATCAGCAGGGGAAACCGTGCTCCTCATCGACAAGAGCGGAAGGACCAGGAGCGTTGATGTTGCGAGAGTCAAGATCGAACGCAGGCCGATGATTCTCGTCGAGGCGAGCATCGGGAGTCAAAGGCTCACGACGATAGTTCAGAATGCTGAAACTGTCCGTCTGGTCACGAGAGGCGGGTCCAAACCAGTCTCAGAAATCAAGGCTGGCGATGAGGTGCTTGTCCGATTCGAAGAGGGCGGGCGACACTTTGGAACAAAAGTAGTAGACGAGATGATCATCGAAAGGTGAACCCCAAAGTCTGCGTCTCAATCTCCTCAACCGACACCCCTGAGCTATTGGGAAGAGCACAGAGAGCCGAGAGACTCTCCGCAGATCTCGTAGAAGTTCGCTTGGATAAGCTCCGTAGCTACCACGGACTCACAAAGATAGCTCGGGCTGTAGAACGCCCGATCATCGGAACCAACAGGCCACTATCGGAGAAAGGATCATTCGACAGATCCGAAGCTGAACGGTTGAAGATTCTGATGGAGGCGGTGGAGGGAGGATTCCAGTACGTAGATTTGGAACTGACCACGAGCAGGCTGGACCGGATCATTAAGACGTTTAGAGACAGAGGCGCCAAGATCATACTATCTCACCATGATCACTTCAGAACCCCGGATTCTGCGAAACTTACTTCGACCCTTGTGCAGCTCCAGAAATTCAAACCGGATGTCTGCAAGATCGTCACTACCGCGCAGATTCCAGAAGACAATCTCACCATCCTCAGTCTGCTGAAAACAAACCATCAGAACTCACCGCTCGTCAGCTTTGCCATGGGACGAGCAGGAGTCTGGTCAAGACTTCTAGCCCCTTTCTACGGAGCACACTTCACCTACGCCTCACTAGAGAGAGGAATGGAAACCGCTCCTGGGCAGTCGACCATCGCGGAACTCCGCAGAATCTACGAATTGCTAGGGGTGGAATGACAGCTGATGATCAAAGGCGACACCAGGGTCCACTCACTCTACGGATCCCCGATAACACACAGCCTCAGCCCCGTCATATTCAACACGACCTTCGAGAAATTATCCCTCAACCGGGCGTACATGCCATTCGAGGTCAGCAAAGACAACCTGAAAAATGCAGTAGACGCGGCCCGCACTCTAGGCTTTGACGGCTTCAACGTCACAATGCCCCACAAGACCGCTATCGTAGAGATGCTGGACAGGCTTGACGGTGGAGCGGAGAAGAGCGGATCCGTCAATACGGTTGCCCGAACCAAGAGCGGCTTTGTAGGATATAATACTGATGGAGAGGGAGCGGTCAGAGCGCTAAGATCCTATGGCTTTGAACCCCACAACAAGAAAATAGTGATGATCGGGGCAGGAGGAGCAGCTCGAGCTCTTGTTCACCGTTTATCGACAGAAAACAACACGATCACGATTCTCAATAGAACGTCGGATAAAGGACGAGGGCTGGTCGATAACGCAACCGGCTCCAGCAGGGTTTCCCATGGCGAACTAGCCAAGAATAGTCTAGAGAACTGTCTCCAGAAGACAGACCTTCTTGTAAACGCGACACCGGTAGACACCTCGACCATTCTGTCCCAACTCAAGATCCCGATCAACAGGTTGAAAGATACAAACTGGGTCTTCGATCTCGTCTATGACAAGCCCGGCGAACCTGTTCCTGCACGTTTCGGCATGATCAGCCCGTTAGAGATGCTCGTTCACCAGGCCGCCTTGTCGTATGAAGTCTGGCTCAACGAGACGGCTCCATTTGCTCTCATGCGATCTTCCCTCGTCGACTATCTGGGGAAGGATTGGAAATGAAAGGTACCGGGCAGGCTCTTTCGCACGGAGCCATCAGCATTCTAACCGCGTTTTCAACCGGCAAAGGAGGCGCCCTAGGCGTAGACCTTTGGACCCGAGCGAAGGTCAGCCTACGAGAGGGGCCAGGCCAGATTTCCGGATTAGTATCCTCTGACCCAAGCGAATCGAACAAGCTCTCAGTCACGGTCGTCCAGAAAACCCTGGAGCATCTTGGATACGGGAGGAAGCTGCAGGGAGAGGTGATCACTTCCTCTAGCATTCCAGCTTCTGTAGGTCTCAAGAGCAGTAGCGCGGCGGCCAACGCAGTTGCGCTAGCAACTGTAGCCGCCTTGGACGAGGAGCTAGAGGATGACATCCTCCTTGCGATCGGCGTCGAGGCATCCATCGAATCCGGGGTAAGCCTCACCGGTGCATATGACGATTCTTTCGCATCATATCACGGCGGCGGAGTTCTAACCGATAACGCGCGGAGGAAGGTCGAGAAAATTCTCAAGGTTCCACGAGACATCAGAATCCTCATACTCGTTCCACCACGCAAGACCCTTACAGGACAGTTGGACCGGACAAGATTTGCGCCTATTCGACGGATCTCCGAATTAGCCTACGGTGAAGCCAGTAACGGTCACGTCTGGGATGCCCTCACTCTCAACGGTCTCGCGATGTCATCCGTCCTCGGAGAAGATCCTCGTCCAGCTCTCTCAGCTATAGAGGCGGGAGCGTTTGGGGCAGGGTTATCCGGCAAGGGCCCTGCGGTGACTGCAATAGTAGACGAGAATAGCCTGGAGCCTGTGCGGCAAGCGCTCGAGAAATTCGAGGGACGAATAATCGAAGCAAATCCGAACTTCACAACGGCGATAATCGAATCTTGAGAGTTAGAATCAAGGGTCCACAAGCCGTGCGTGGAAAAGTGAAGGCCCCCGGCTCGAAGGCATACACGCACCGAGCGTTTCTAGCCTCTCTATTATCGGAGGGAGAATCGGTCATCGAAGGACCATTGCACTGTGATGATACCCAGCGAACGCTTGAAGCGATCCAACGGTTAGGAGCGAAAGTTATCGTCAAGAAGACCCGAACAATTTCTAGCGGAGTCAGGAGACCGATAGCATCTAACCGGCCTATCAACTGCGGTGACTCGGGAGCCACCCTAAGATTCCTGACCGCAATCTCGTCCACTTCCCTGAAGACGGTCAGGCTAACAGCTAGCTCAAGACTGGCCTCCCGGCCCCTGATCCCGCTTGTGAAAGCTGTCAACACGCTAGGCGCCTCCGCTAAGACAACTTCCGACACCCACGGATTCGAGGTACTGACCAGGGGACCGCTACGGGGAGGAGAAGTCACGCTTCGAGGCGACATCAGCTCACAATTCATCTCCGGACTCCTATTCGCAGCCCCACTGGCGATCCGGGACGTCACGATAAACGTCAAAGGCGCACTGGAATCGCGCCCTTACGTGAACATGTCTATTGACGTGTTAAGAAAGCATGGAATCTCCATTCACGAATCTGATGAGAAGATTAGGATTCCGGCGCCGCAAAAATTCGTGCCCACGTTTCATCATGTTCCCGGAGATTTTTCTTCTGCGGCCTTCCTCATCGCCGCGACCGGAATTGGAGGAGACGAGATCACCGTATCCGGCCTCGGCTCCAAGGGACTCGAACCCGATTCTGCAATATTGAAAATCGCCCCCGAAATCGGGCTCGAAGTCCAGCAGAATGGAGATGCTCTAACGATCGGGAGGAGAGAACTAGATGGATTCGAATTCGACGCGAGTGACAGCCCGGACCTTGTCCCGCCTCTTGAGACAATAGGATGCTTCGCGGACGGCTCATCAGAAATCAGAGGCGTAAAGAGGCTGGTTTACAAGGAATCAAACAGGCTGCAGTCCCTCCCAACAGAGTTAGGGAAGATGGGCGCCAAGATTCATGCTGAGGACGACATGGTCAGGATTGAGGGAGGCGGAGAATTGATCGGGAGTGCACTCGATTCACACAACGACCACAGAGTCGCGATGGCCTGTGCAACCGCTTCTCTCGGTGCTAAGGGAGAGTCGATAATACACGGTTCGGAAGCAGTTTCGAAATCTTACCCGGAATTCTTCCAAGACCTCGCGAGATTGGGGGTACAACTCAGTGTGGAGTAATTCAGTCGGCAAAGCCTTCGTAGTTACCTGCTTCGGAGAGAGCCACGGTCCAGTTGTAGGTGTTACCATAGATGGTTGCCCAGCCGGACTGCCATTGAGGGTCGATGATATTCAACGGCCGCTTGACCTGAGGATCCCGCAAGAAAAGGAGGTCGTTTCTGCGCGACGAGAGCCCGACATCGTGGAACTATTCTCTGGGGTATTCCAAGACCATACAACTGGGGCTCCCGTGACTTTGCATATCAGGAACAAGGACGTGAAATCATCGGATTACGAGCCTCTGAAAGATGTGGTTCGGCCTGGACACGCGGATTATCCGGCGAAGGTGAAGTATGGAGGTTTCAGTGACTACCGAGGAGGCGGAAGACTATCAGGACGAATGACCGCCGCATTCGTAGCAGCAGGAGCCATCGCACAGAAACTCCTCTCCACCTTTGCAGTAGAAGTTCTAGCCTACACTCAAGCCATTGACGGGGTTGTGCTAGATATTCCTCCCAGCATTGAGGCTGTGAAGAAGGTCACTTATGAGAATTCGATGAGATGCCCAGACGCGGATGTCGCGGAGAAAATGCGCCAGGCAGTGATAAGCGCAAAGGCTGACGGAGACAGCGTCGGCGGAGTTGTAGAATGTACGGCACTGAACCTTCCCGTGGGCGTAGGGGAGCCACTATTCGACGCTATCGACTCCGAACTGGCCAAGATACTTTTCGGAATCCCCGCGGTCAAGGGAGTCGAATTTGGAGCCGGATTCCATGCGACCCGTATTAAGGGCTCCGAAAACAACGATCAATACTTGATCAAAGAAGGGAAAGTTGTCACTCTATCCAATAATTCTGGAGGAGTGCTAGGGGGAATGTCGACAGGAATGCCTCTACTACTACGGGTCGCCTTCAAGCCACCTTCGTCGATTGGGAAGGAGCAACAGACCGTGAACGTATCGCAGATGGAGGAAACTAGGCTCGGGATCAAAGGCCGACACGACCCGTGCGTAGTCCCCAAGGCCGTCTCCGTCGTCCAGAGTATGGTGGCAATAGGATTGGCGGATTTGATGCTCCGCGGCGGAATGATTCCTCGAGTAATGAAGAGCTAGCGCTTATGGACGACCTGAATCGGATTCGAGATAAGATAGACGAACTCGACCAAGAGATAGTTCGACTTCTCAAGAACAGGTACGAGAACGCAAAACTCCTCGGCAGAATCAAACAGCAGAGAGGGCTCGACTATCGAGATCCCGAGCGAGAGAAAAACATTCTCCGGAAAATAGGACGTGCCGCCGCGGCATGGGATCTTGATCCGAAATTCATACGGCCAATATTCGATCAGATATTCTCTCTCACCCTCCAAGCCCAGCGAGACCAACCCCAAAAGTCCGCGAGGAGACTCGACCAGACGAAAATTCTAGTTGTGGGCGGAACAGGCGGGATGGGACGCGTCTTTGCAAGGTACGCCAGCCTTCAGGGAGCAAAAGTCAAGCTAGCAGGCCGGGAGATAAACAAGACCCGGACCGCGGCCAAGGAGATGGAGGTCGAACCCGGAACAATCTTGGACGCAGCCTCCTCAGACATAGTTATCCTAGCAGTACCAATGGAGGAAACTGCCAGAGTCGCCACCGAAACCGCATCACTCATGAAAACCGGCAGCCTGCTAACAGATCTCTCGTCGGTCAAGACTGGAATATCAGACAGGATCGCGGAAAAAATCCCTAAGGGATTGGAGTACGTGAGTTTACACCCTCTCTTTGGACCGAACACAGTTCATCTTCACGATCAAACCATCATAGCCGTATCCTACCAATCTGGCCAGAAATGGTCCAAGTTGTCCCGAGCACTCCAAGCCAGCGGATCGAAGATCCAGACAATGTCCGCGGCACAACACGACCGAGCAATGGCCTATGTTCAAGGCCTCCATCACTTCACACTGATCGCCCTCGGAATAGGCCTCGATGGAATGGGAGGAGAACCTCGAACCCAATCTCTCAGAGAAACCGAAGCTCGAATTGTGAGCCTGCTTGACAGCT is drawn from Candidatus Bathyarchaeia archaeon and contains these coding sequences:
- a CDS encoding 3-dehydroquinate synthase II, producing MKELKEFWLEPSPDLSAQAIRKMVNEAKPHTILTNIKLPGVATRIASRLGGMDILVTSNFDQLSSAKKNRTPVALEATIGDQKDLERISQALELRPDYLLVNCPNWKVIPLENLIAEAKGHSKLVARTTSFVESRIALSTLELGADGIALASHDTNEILKTRDLILGESKDVSLSIARVTGVKPIGTGARVCVDTTEILEAGEGLLTGSSSQALFLVEGEVHSNPHVNPRPFRVNAGPVSSYVLTASGKTRYLSELSAGETVLLIDKSGRTRSVDVARVKIERRPMILVEASIGSQRLTTIVQNAETVRLVTRGGSKPVSEIKAGDEVLVRFEEGGRHFGTKVVDEMIIER
- the aroD gene encoding type I 3-dehydroquinate dehydratase, translated to MNPKVCVSISSTDTPELLGRAQRAERLSADLVEVRLDKLRSYHGLTKIARAVERPIIGTNRPLSEKGSFDRSEAERLKILMEAVEGGFQYVDLELTTSRLDRIIKTFRDRGAKIILSHHDHFRTPDSAKLTSTLVQLQKFKPDVCKIVTTAQIPEDNLTILSLLKTNHQNSPLVSFAMGRAGVWSRLLAPFYGAHFTYASLERGMETAPGQSTIAELRRIYELLGVE
- the aroE gene encoding shikimate dehydrogenase, producing MIKGDTRVHSLYGSPITHSLSPVIFNTTFEKLSLNRAYMPFEVSKDNLKNAVDAARTLGFDGFNVTMPHKTAIVEMLDRLDGGAEKSGSVNTVARTKSGFVGYNTDGEGAVRALRSYGFEPHNKKIVMIGAGGAARALVHRLSTENNTITILNRTSDKGRGLVDNATGSSRVSHGELAKNSLENCLQKTDLLVNATPVDTSTILSQLKIPINRLKDTNWVFDLVYDKPGEPVPARFGMISPLEMLVHQAALSYEVWLNETAPFALMRSSLVDYLGKDWK
- a CDS encoding shikimate kinase, whose translation is MKGTGQALSHGAISILTAFSTGKGGALGVDLWTRAKVSLREGPGQISGLVSSDPSESNKLSVTVVQKTLEHLGYGRKLQGEVITSSSIPASVGLKSSSAAANAVALATVAALDEELEDDILLAIGVEASIESGVSLTGAYDDSFASYHGGGVLTDNARRKVEKILKVPRDIRILILVPPRKTLTGQLDRTRFAPIRRISELAYGEASNGHVWDALTLNGLAMSSVLGEDPRPALSAIEAGAFGAGLSGKGPAVTAIVDENSLEPVRQALEKFEGRIIEANPNFTTAIIES
- the aroA gene encoding 3-phosphoshikimate 1-carboxyvinyltransferase, producing the protein MRVRIKGPQAVRGKVKAPGSKAYTHRAFLASLLSEGESVIEGPLHCDDTQRTLEAIQRLGAKVIVKKTRTISSGVRRPIASNRPINCGDSGATLRFLTAISSTSLKTVRLTASSRLASRPLIPLVKAVNTLGASAKTTSDTHGFEVLTRGPLRGGEVTLRGDISSQFISGLLFAAPLAIRDVTINVKGALESRPYVNMSIDVLRKHGISIHESDEKIRIPAPQKFVPTFHHVPGDFSSAAFLIAATGIGGDEITVSGLGSKGLEPDSAILKIAPEIGLEVQQNGDALTIGRRELDGFEFDASDSPDLVPPLETIGCFADGSSEIRGVKRLVYKESNRLQSLPTELGKMGAKIHAEDDMVRIEGGGELIGSALDSHNDHRVAMACATASLGAKGESIIHGSEAVSKSYPEFFQDLARLGVQLSVE
- the aroC gene encoding chorismate synthase, whose product is MWSNSVGKAFVVTCFGESHGPVVGVTIDGCPAGLPLRVDDIQRPLDLRIPQEKEVVSARREPDIVELFSGVFQDHTTGAPVTLHIRNKDVKSSDYEPLKDVVRPGHADYPAKVKYGGFSDYRGGGRLSGRMTAAFVAAGAIAQKLLSTFAVEVLAYTQAIDGVVLDIPPSIEAVKKVTYENSMRCPDADVAEKMRQAVISAKADGDSVGGVVECTALNLPVGVGEPLFDAIDSELAKILFGIPAVKGVEFGAGFHATRIKGSENNDQYLIKEGKVVTLSNNSGGVLGGMSTGMPLLLRVAFKPPSSIGKEQQTVNVSQMEETRLGIKGRHDPCVVPKAVSVVQSMVAIGLADLMLRGGMIPRVMKS
- a CDS encoding prephenate dehydrogenase/arogenate dehydrogenase family protein, whose product is MDDLNRIRDKIDELDQEIVRLLKNRYENAKLLGRIKQQRGLDYRDPEREKNILRKIGRAAAAWDLDPKFIRPIFDQIFSLTLQAQRDQPQKSARRLDQTKILVVGGTGGMGRVFARYASLQGAKVKLAGREINKTRTAAKEMEVEPGTILDAASSDIVILAVPMEETARVATETASLMKTGSLLTDLSSVKTGISDRIAEKIPKGLEYVSLHPLFGPNTVHLHDQTIIAVSYQSGQKWSKLSRALQASGSKIQTMSAAQHDRAMAYVQGLHHFTLIALGIGLDGMGGEPRTQSLRETEARIVSLLDSWDTIVGIQQLNPFLPGVKQKFLEVATNIAQTRSRQASGVKKRLVSNVQKWSRKL